The Penaeus vannamei isolate JL-2024 chromosome 13, ASM4276789v1, whole genome shotgun sequence genome window below encodes:
- the LOC113799903 gene encoding peptidyl-prolyl cis-trans isomerase-like 3 produces MSVTLHTDVGDLKVELFCEQCPKTCENFLALCASNYYDGCLFHRNIKGFMIQTGDPTGTGKGGQSIWGKKFEDEVRDDLKHSTRGILSMANSGPNTNGSQFFINYSPQPHLDLKYTVFGKIIDGLDVLDELEKLPVNPKNHKPTTETRINNVTIHANPIAG; encoded by the exons AGTGTGACCCTACACACAGATGTTGGTGACCTGAAGGTTGAGCTGTTCTGTGAGCAGTGTCCAAAAACCTGTGAAAATTTCTTGGCTTTGTGTGCATCCAATTACTATGATGGCTGCCTGTTTCATCGCAACATAAAG GGGTTCATGATCCAGACAGGTGATCCAACAGGTACAGGCAAAGGTGGGCAGTCAATATGGGGAAAGAAATTTGAGGACGAAGTGAGAGATGATTTAAAG CACTCAACAAGAGGTATCTTGTCTATGGCAAACAGTGGACCAAACACCAATGGCTCTCAATTCTTCATTAACTACTCTCCTCAACCTCATCTGGATCTGAAATATACTGTATTTGGAAA GATCATCGATGGGTTAGACGTTTTGGATGAACTGGAAAAATTACCTGTAAATCCTAAAAACCATAAGccaacaacagaaacaagaataaataatgtAACAATTCACGCAAATCCTATTGCAGGATAG